In Fimbriimonadaceae bacterium, the DNA window GTGGGAGACGAAGAGGCCCTTGAATCCCGACTTCGGGTACTTGATCTTGGGGTTCGCCGTTTCCGAGGGCTGGCCCATGACGAAGTAGTGCATCGGCACCGCGTTGGGGCGTTTGCCATCGGGGAACCACCAGGGACTCACATCGAGCCGGAAGTGGTGCTGGCCGGAGTAGATCGAAACCGATTCGCCGGGCTTTCCGTGCGCGCCGACCAGCGCGGACAGAAGCAGGATCGAGCGGATGGCGAGGTCGCCGTGCAGTCGGTGGTTGACCCCCATCCCGATGATGATCGAGGAGGGGCGCTGTGTCGCGTAGTCGCGGGCCAACTTGCGGATCGTCTCGGCGGGCACGTCCGTGATCGTCGCGACGTGCTCCGGCTCGTACTCGGGGCGCATCACCGTGTCCTCGATGAGCTGGAAGACCGGCGTCACCGCCACCTCCTCGCCCGCGATCTTCACGTGCCGCGTGCCTCGCACGGCCAGGCGGACCGTGGCGGGCAGTTTAAGCGTGTCCATGGGAAGGACGAACGGCGCGTCCGCAAGCTCGTCCCACGCCACGAACTCGGCGTCCGTGCCAAGGCCGAGATCGCACGCCCGCAGCCGTCTGCCGTTGTCCTGGCGGATCAGCGTTGGGAAGTCGGTGAACGTGCGCAGGAACTCCCAGTCCGCGAGGTCGTCCGCGAGAACGACGTGGCACATCGCGAGCGCGAGGGCACCGTCCGTCCCGGGGTGGATGGGGATCCAGAGGTCGGCCCCCTTCGCGGTTTGGCTGCATCGCGGGTCGATGCACACGATCTGCGCGTTGTTCCGCTGCTTGGCGTATTGGGTGAGAAATTTGGCGTCGGGGATGCGGGTCTGGAAGACGTTGCTGGACCAGAGAATCGCGGTCTTTGCGTGGCCCCAGCTCTTGGTTTCGCACTCAACACAGTCGATCCCCATGGTGTGGGTGAATCCCATCGAGATGTCGCCGTTGAAGTCGTAGGCCGTCGCGAAGGTCATGCCGAGGAGGGACGCCATCCGGACCTGCGCGCCCTTTTGGACGTAGCCGGTCGCCACGACTTGGTTGAACAGCAGCAGGCTCTCCGGACCGTGTTCGTCGATGATGGTGCGCATCTTCTCCGCCACGTAGTCGAGCGCCTCGTCCCAGGACGCTTTGCGCCACTTGCCCTCGCCGCGCTCGCCGGTGCGGATCAGTGGCGTCTTGACTCGGTCGGGGCCGTAGATGAGGTGGGTCATCGACATCCCGCGCAGGCAGCCTCGCGGGTTGTACTCGGCGCACGGGTAGTCCGCGGCGGGTTTGAGGTCCACGATCGTGTCGTCGACCACGGTGGCCAGCCATCCGCACGCCCCGGTGCAGTTCGGACTGTCCGTCGTGCGAACCACGCGCGCTTCACCCTTGGGGGCTGTGCCCTGGTTCCGGCCGGGTACCGCATGCCTTGTCGCCATCTTGAATCCTCCTCGACGCGCCCAATGGGGCTCAGGGGGATTGTCCGGCGGCATTTGGCTGCGAACTATGATCGGGATCATAGGCATAAGCACCCTCTGAAACGCATCCTCAGAGCGTGGACGGTTCCGTGCGCACTCGACTCGTGCCTCTTCCCATGCGGGGCACCACCGTCGAAAGGGAAGGGAACACCGGGATCGCGATCTACCGGCCCTTCTTCGCCGCGGGCATCCTGTGTGTGCTGACGGCCGGGTGCACGCTGGGCGCGGTCGCGCTGCTGGGAATCGCCCAGGCCGGATCGTACACGAAGAGTGGTTGGACCCCCTGGGTTCTGGCCCACGCCAACTCCCAGCTTTACGGTTGGATCGGGCTGTTTGTGATGGGTTTTGCCCTCCAGCAGCATGCGCCGAGCCCCGAGAAGCGGAGGCTGTTCAGCGTCTTGGCCATGGTTGCGTTGACGGGAGCCCTCGTTGGCATCGCACTTCGTTTCGCGGCAGAACCCATGGCGGCCATGCGCCATCCGTTGGGCGTGCCGCTCGGACTCGCCTCGGCTTGGATCCAGGCGCTGGCCGTGCTCGCCTTCGTGGTCAACCTCACGTGGACGCGGGAGCGCAAGGGCGAGGCTCTCCACTGGTCGTCGACCTTCATCTTCACGTCGCTCTTCTGGCTGCTGGTCGTGGCCCTTGTCGAACCGTTCGTGTTTGCGGCGTCCCACGGTTCGGGGGCCGTTGCCTTCGTCGCGAAGTGGTTCCAGCCGTACCGTGAGGCCCAGTTCTTGGGGTTTGTGGCGCAGATGGTGTTCGGGGTGGCGATGACGAAGTTCCACTCGTGTTTCGCCATGCGGCCCGCGGCTCGGACTCAAGGGCTCGTCGCTTGGGGGCTCTGGAACGCGGGGCTGCTGGTGCGCTCGTTCGGGTGGATGGCCTACGAGCGCGGGGGATTCGTGGCCGGTTCGGGGACGGCGTACTTCCTCGGGGGCGTGCTGCTTGCGTTCGGCGCCGTGACCGCCGCGCTCTCGCTCGGGGTGTTCGAGGTTCCCCGTGTCCGGTTGGGCGGGCACCG includes these proteins:
- a CDS encoding molybdopterin-dependent oxidoreductase, whose translation is MATRHAVPGRNQGTAPKGEARVVRTTDSPNCTGACGWLATVVDDTIVDLKPAADYPCAEYNPRGCLRGMSMTHLIYGPDRVKTPLIRTGERGEGKWRKASWDEALDYVAEKMRTIIDEHGPESLLLFNQVVATGYVQKGAQVRMASLLGMTFATAYDFNGDISMGFTHTMGIDCVECETKSWGHAKTAILWSSNVFQTRIPDAKFLTQYAKQRNNAQIVCIDPRCSQTAKGADLWIPIHPGTDGALALAMCHVVLADDLADWEFLRTFTDFPTLIRQDNGRRLRACDLGLGTDAEFVAWDELADAPFVLPMDTLKLPATVRLAVRGTRHVKIAGEEVAVTPVFQLIEDTVMRPEYEPEHVATITDVPAETIRKLARDYATQRPSSIIIGMGVNHRLHGDLAIRSILLLSALVGAHGKPGESVSIYSGQHHFRLDVSPWWFPDGKRPNAVPMHYFVMGQPSETANPKIKYPKSGFKGLFVSHGNPLVTEFSDPIKRSIDALDLFVTIDFSMTPTCEYSDVVFPAPTFWEKVELVGTSCHPYLQIQQEVLSPRYDSRTEMWMVRELLRRVDPTLLKYFECDEFDAIQMMLDGGGKEVAGITVEQLKAGPVRLDVPDPEVGCDEQFADHHLFPPRAYPFPEGAQREFLKTGRMEFYKEEDVFQKLGETLPIFKPAFEHLPEHDQRMPLAIVTPHSKWRVHSTHSNNPLLLNVNRKPVVEINPRDAAARGIADGDPVEIFNENGAYKVWALVTEAIKPGVLCVDHGWWDRYLGGGKYHSVHTHQKVKATHENYYLPAVYAPGQHWKDTRVDVRLCASGVRP